GACCAGCTGTTCCACGGCGCGCTGGACCTTGTGATAGACAATTCCTCCTTTCCGGACACGATCTACCAGCACCACCTCTACACAAAGGAGACGCTGCTGCTGGCTGTGCCGCGGTCCTTTCCTTCCAATCAGGAAGCCTCCTCCTTCCAGCTTACGATAGAGGACATACTGGCCGACCGGCACCTGATAGAAGACACGCCATGCGTGCCTCTTTCACTTTTCGAGCATGAACCTTTTGTCTTTCTGCGCTCAGGCAATGACACCCGCTCCCGCGCAGATAAGATCTGCCAGTCACAGTCCTTTCTTCCGAATATCGTATTAAAGCTTGACCAGCAGGTCACCGCATTCAACGTGTGCTGTTACGGCATGGGCGTGACTTTTGTGAGCGACTCCCTCCTGAAGCACATGCCGGACAAAAGAGACTGTTATTACTATAAAGTGGATGACAGCCATACAGGACGAAGCATCTGCTTTTATCATAAGCAGACGAAATACGTGACGAGAGCTATGGAGGAATTTCTGAAAACTGCCCGGGAACAATCCATGGGAGAGACGCAGCTGTGAAATATGAGCCTCCATGATCACGCTTTTTATGCAGAACAGAAAGAACAGGAAGACAAGATAGACGAACGTGCCGGGTTATGTTAAAATGAAAAGAAGACATCCACACGTCTCGCATTATAATGGAGGAGCAATCAATTCATGGAAAACAAAAATATGTCAGAGAACAAAACGGAAAAAGCAGGCCAGACCTCCAGTTATGATCACGATACACAGTATTTTCAGATGATGATGGAGGAATATGACGGAAATATCTACATCAGCGATATCGAGACCTATGATCTGCTCTATCTGAACCAGACTGCCTGCCGTTCTCTTGACCGACACCTGGAAGAAATAATAGGCTGTAAATGCTATAAAGTGATCCAGGGAAGAAACGATCCCTGCCCCTTCTGTACCAACGATAAACTGCGTGAGGACGAGTATTACGAGTGGGAATTTTACAATCCGGTCCTTGAGCGGACATTTATGATAAAAGACAGGCTCATCAACTGGAACGGCCGTATGGCGCGGATGGAACTGTCCCATGATATGTATACGAGCAAATTCAAACTGGAGAAAAAGAGCCGGGAACAGGACGCGCTGCTGCGCTCCGTGCCCGGCGGTTTTGCCCGTCTGGATGCGCGGGACTGCAGCACCGTGCTCTGGTACGGGGCGGATTTTCTCGGTATGATCGGATATACGGCAAAACAGTTTGAACAAGAACTGGACAGCCAGTGCAGCTACCTTCATCCGGACGACCTGCAGCGCATTATCCCCATCCTGCATGAACTGGAGACTTCCGGGGGCAGCGCGGTGACCGAGGCACAGGTCATCACCCGCAGCGGCGAGACAAAGATCCTGACGATCACTCTGTCTTATGCCAGCGGTGAGGAGAGCTGGGACGGGATCCCATCATTTTATACGATCGGGATCGACATCACAAAAGAGCGCATGGAGCAGGAACGCCAGCGGAAAATGCTGGAGGACGCCTACAAGACGGCCCGGATCGCAAGCGAAGCCAAAACTAATTTTCTTTCTTCCATGTCCCACGATATACG
This is a stretch of genomic DNA from [Clostridium] hylemonae DSM 15053. It encodes these proteins:
- a CDS encoding LysR family transcriptional regulator; the encoded protein is MFNSMNYIYEVYKERSFSKAAANLYISQPSLSAAVKKVEEKIGAPIFDRSVSPIKLTECGRHYIKAVEEIMDIQNQFENYMTNINELKTGQIAIGGSNLFASYILPPIITRFTKKYPLVKVHLIEANTPQLIDQLFHGALDLVIDNSSFPDTIYQHHLYTKETLLLAVPRSFPSNQEASSFQLTIEDILADRHLIEDTPCVPLSLFEHEPFVFLRSGNDTRSRADKICQSQSFLPNIVLKLDQQVTAFNVCCYGMGVTFVSDSLLKHMPDKRDCYYYKVDDSHTGRSICFYHKQTKYVTRAMEEFLKTAREQSMGETQL